TCCGCCTGGAGGGCAAGAGCGTGCTGATCAGCGACAGCGAAAGGTTGGCGCGCCGAGCGCGCTGAGTTTCTGCCCAGCAGACATAGAAATGCCCCTTTTCCAGAGGAAAGGGGCATTTCTATGTCTTCTCGCCGCTAGTCCCGCAGGTAATCCAATTGGGCCTGCACCGACTTCTCGGCGGCGTCCCAGAGTTCCTGGTCGACATCGGTGTAGACCTGCTCGACCACCTGACGGGCCGAGGCGTCCTCCCCGAGTTCGCGTAGCGCGGCCCGCACCTGGTCCAACCGTTCCTCACGGTGGGCCAGGTACATCGCCGTCACCGCCTCAAGATCGGGCAGATCCGGACCGTGCCCGGGAAGAACCGTGCGGGCGCCCAGCCCCTGCAGGCGCTGCAGGGATTCCAGATAGTCGCGCAGGCTGCCGTCCTCGGTGTCGATGACGGTGGTGCCGCGGCCCAGCACGGTGTCCGCGGTCAGGACCGCGTCATCAAGCACGAACGACAGTGAATCGACGGTGTGGCCGGGCGTGGCCATCACCTTGATCCGCAGGCCGGCGGCGTCGATCACCTCACCATCGGTCAGCGGGCCGCCGAGGCCTCTCAGGAAGCCGCTGCCCACCGAGCGGACCGTGGCCCCGGTCAACTCCACGAGCTTGTCGATACCGCCGGTGTGGTCCTCGTGCTTGTGACTGATCAGCACCAGGGCGACGGTGCCGAGTTCGGCGATACGGGAGATGTGCGCGTCATCGTCGGGACCCGGGTCCACGATGACGATCTCGTCGCTGCCCGGCCCGCGCAGCACCCAGGTGTTGGTGCCTTCCAGGGTCATCAGCCCCGGGTTGTCGCACAGCAGCACCGAGGCCGATGCCGTCACCGGCCGCAACAGCCCGTAGGCCGGGTGCTCGGTCACACGGTTGCCTCTCCTGATGCTCGATCGCTTACGCGATCTCGACGATGATCTCGACCTCGACCGGCGCGTTGCGCGGCAGTTCGGACACGCCGACGGCCGAACGCGCGTGCGCGCCCGCCTCACCGAAGATCTCACCGAATAGTTCGGAGGCGCCGTTGACGACGCCGGGCTGCCCGTTGAATCCGGGTGCGGAGGCGACGAATCCGACCACCTTGACCACGCGGACGACGGAGTCGATTCCGACGAGCGCATGCACGGCGGCCAGTGCGTTGAGGCCGCAGACCCGGGCCAGCTCCTTGCCCTGCTCGGGGGTGATCTCCGAGCCCACCTTGCCGGTGGCCAACAGGTCGCCGGCCTGGATCGGCAGTTGACCAGCGGTGTAGACCAGATTGCCGGTACGCACCGCGGGCACATAGGCCGCCAGCGGTGCGACGACGTCAGGCAGTTCGATGCCGAGCTCGGCCAGGCGTGAGCTGACGGTCACTTCGGTCGCTTCAGGTAGGCGACGTGCTGCTCACCGGTCGGCCCCGGCAGCACCGAGACCAGCTCCCAGCCGTCGTGCCCCCATTGATCGAGAATCTGTTTGGTGGCGTGGGTCAGCAACGGCACCGTGGCGTACTCCCATTTGGTCGCTTCGCTCACGCCGCCCACCTCGTTCCTTCGCTCATGGCCCGAGCTTATCGGTCGAACGCTCAGGCTTGGTTAGCATGCACTGGTGGCAACCACAGAGAGCGGCGCCAAACACGTCGGCTGGCCGTCGAGGCTGACGAAGGCCCGGCTGCATTTCGTATCCGGCAAGGGCGGCACCGGCAAGTCCACCGTCGCGGCGGCACTGGCCCTGGCCCTGGCGGCAGGTGGCCGCAAGGTGCTGCTTGTGGAAGTGGAGGAGCGCCAGGGCATCGCGCAGTTGTTCGACGTACCGCCTCTGCCCTACGAGGAAGTCAAGGTCGCCACAGCCGACGGCGGCGGTCAGGTCAACGCACTCGCGATCGACATCGAGGCCGCGTTCCTGGAATACCTCGACATGTTCTACAACCTCGGCCTGGCCGGCCGGGCGATGCGCCGGATCGGTGCCATCGAATTCGCGACCACCATCGCGCCCGGCCTGCGTGACGTGCTGCTCACCGGCAAGATCAAAGAGATCGTGACGCGCACCCCCAAGGACGCCAAGGGCAAGCGCGGCGTCTATGACGCGGTGGTGGTGGATTCCCCTCCCACCGGCCGCATTCCGCGATTCCTCGACGTCACCAAGGCCGTGTCGGATCTGGCCAAGGGCGGGCCGGTGCACTCGCAGGCCGATGGCGTGGTCAAGCTGCTGCACTCCGAGCAGACCGCGATCCACCTGGTGACGCTGCTGGAAGCGCTGCCCATCCAGGAGACGCTCGAAGCTATCGACGAGCTCACCGAGATGGGCCTGCCGATCGGCAGTGTCATCGTCAACCGCAACATCCCGGCGTACCTGTCCGCCGAGGATCTGACCAAGGCCGCCGAGGGTGACATCGATGCCGACGCGGTCCGCACTGGCCTTCAGAAGGCCGGAATCACGTTGTCGGACAACGACTTCGCCGGTCTGCTCACCGAGTCGATCCAGCATGCCACCCGGATCTCCGCGCGCGCAGAGAGCGCGGAGCTGCTCGACGCCATCGATGTACCCCGCCTGGAGTTGCCTGCGCTGGCTGACGGTGTCGACCTGGGCAGCCTGTACGAACTCGCCGAAGCACTGGAACAGCAGGGGGTCAGATAGTGAGCACCAAACCGCCCGCCCTTGACATGCACGCGATCCTGTCCGATACCGCCAACCGAGTCGTAGTCTGTTGCGGCGCAGGCGGAGTCGGCAAGACCACCACCGCGGCCGCGATGGCGCTGCGGGCCGCCGAGTACGGCCGCACGGTCGTGGTGCTCACCATCGACCCGGCCAAGCGGCTGGCCCAGGCGCTCGGCATCAAGGATCTCGGCAACACCCCGCAGCGCGTGCCGCTGGCTCCCGAGGTCACCGGCGAGTTGCACGCGATGATGCTGGACATGCGTCGCACGTTCGACGAGATGGTGGTGCAGTACTCGGGGCCGGACCGCGCCGACTCCATCTTGGAAAACCAGTTCTAC
The window above is part of the Mycolicibacterium fortuitum subsp. fortuitum genome. Proteins encoded here:
- a CDS encoding MBL fold metallo-hydrolase; translation: MTEHPAYGLLRPVTASASVLLCDNPGLMTLEGTNTWVLRGPGSDEIVIVDPGPDDDAHISRIAELGTVALVLISHKHEDHTGGIDKLVELTGATVRSVGSGFLRGLGGPLTDGEVIDAAGLRIKVMATPGHTVDSLSFVLDDAVLTADTVLGRGTTVIDTEDGSLRDYLESLQRLQGLGARTVLPGHGPDLPDLEAVTAMYLAHREERLDQVRAALRELGEDASARQVVEQVYTDVDQELWDAAEKSVQAQLDYLRD
- a CDS encoding RidA family protein, which translates into the protein MTVSSRLAELGIELPDVVAPLAAYVPAVRTGNLVYTAGQLPIQAGDLLATGKVGSEITPEQGKELARVCGLNALAAVHALVGIDSVVRVVKVVGFVASAPGFNGQPGVVNGASELFGEIFGEAGAHARSAVGVSELPRNAPVEVEIIVEIA
- a CDS encoding DUF4177 domain-containing protein; the protein is MSEATKWEYATVPLLTHATKQILDQWGHDGWELVSVLPGPTGEQHVAYLKRPK
- a CDS encoding ArsA family ATPase, whose protein sequence is MVATTESGAKHVGWPSRLTKARLHFVSGKGGTGKSTVAAALALALAAGGRKVLLVEVEERQGIAQLFDVPPLPYEEVKVATADGGGQVNALAIDIEAAFLEYLDMFYNLGLAGRAMRRIGAIEFATTIAPGLRDVLLTGKIKEIVTRTPKDAKGKRGVYDAVVVDSPPTGRIPRFLDVTKAVSDLAKGGPVHSQADGVVKLLHSEQTAIHLVTLLEALPIQETLEAIDELTEMGLPIGSVIVNRNIPAYLSAEDLTKAAEGDIDADAVRTGLQKAGITLSDNDFAGLLTESIQHATRISARAESAELLDAIDVPRLELPALADGVDLGSLYELAEALEQQGVR